A single genomic interval of Streptomyces showdoensis harbors:
- a CDS encoding cytochrome c oxidase subunit 4, with amino-acid sequence MKIQGKMFIWLSVFVLAMAILYGVWSKEPVGTTALFLAFGLCIMIGYYLAFTARRVDAMAQDEKEADVSDEAGEVGFFAPHSWQPLSLAIGGALAFLAIAMGWWLLYFSAPLILVGIFGWVFEFYRGENQNQ; translated from the coding sequence GTGAAGATCCAGGGCAAGATGTTCATCTGGCTGAGCGTCTTCGTCCTCGCCATGGCGATCCTCTATGGCGTGTGGTCGAAGGAGCCGGTCGGCACGACGGCGCTGTTCCTGGCCTTCGGTCTCTGCATCATGATCGGCTACTACCTGGCCTTCACGGCCCGGCGGGTCGACGCCATGGCGCAGGACGAGAAGGAGGCCGACGTCTCGGACGAGGCCGGCGAGGTGGGCTTCTTCGCCCCCCACAGCTGGCAGCCGCTCTCGCTGGCCATCGGCGGTGCGCTCGCCTTCCTCGCCATCGCGATGGGCTGGTGGCTGCTGTACTTCTCCGCTCCGCTGATCCTGGTCGGCATCTTCGGCTGGGTCTTCGAGTTCTACCGCGGTGAGAACCAGAACCAGTAG
- a CDS encoding L,D-transpeptidase, with product MNDTPRIRTVLSCTLLALTVTAGATACAGSGNHPLSAKPYDAADEIAFNPPAEGKKADPEKPLEITVKGDDGRINDVTALDESGHHLAGELTADGRRWRSTAALAAGARYTVQVATEDEDGAPGARTFTFETAPAKRALTAAFGPEAGTYGVGQPITAELSLPVKDKAARAIVERALKVRSTPSVEGSWYWVDDKKLHFRPKEYWPTGAVVTVTGNLAGLKVGDKLYGGDSKPLKLTIGDRIEAVADADSHYMTVRRNGEVINTIPVTTGKPGFSTRNGIKVVLGKEYYVRMRGTSIGISEGSSDSYDLPVYYATRVTWSGEYVHAAPWSVGSQGVENVSHGCVGMSTGNAAWFYENVRPGDIVRVVNSEGEMMDTFGNGFGDWNLDWDKWRKGSALVADSSNPTATEDAKARLRPSL from the coding sequence ATGAACGACACGCCGCGCATTCGGACTGTTCTGAGCTGCACTCTTCTGGCCCTCACCGTCACCGCGGGCGCCACCGCGTGCGCGGGCTCCGGAAACCATCCGCTGTCGGCGAAGCCCTACGACGCGGCGGACGAGATCGCCTTCAACCCGCCGGCCGAGGGGAAGAAGGCCGACCCCGAGAAGCCGCTGGAGATCACGGTCAAGGGCGACGACGGCCGGATCAACGACGTCACCGCCCTGGACGAGTCGGGCCACCACCTGGCCGGCGAGCTCACGGCGGACGGGCGCAGATGGCGCTCCACGGCCGCTCTGGCGGCCGGCGCCCGCTACACCGTCCAGGTGGCCACGGAGGACGAGGACGGCGCTCCTGGAGCCCGTACGTTCACTTTCGAGACGGCTCCGGCCAAACGGGCCCTCACCGCCGCCTTCGGCCCGGAGGCGGGCACGTACGGCGTCGGCCAGCCGATCACCGCCGAGCTCAGTCTCCCGGTCAAGGACAAGGCGGCCCGCGCGATCGTGGAACGCGCCCTCAAGGTCCGCTCCACGCCCTCCGTGGAGGGCTCCTGGTACTGGGTGGACGACAAGAAGCTGCACTTCCGTCCGAAGGAGTACTGGCCCACGGGTGCCGTCGTCACCGTCACGGGCAACCTGGCGGGCCTCAAGGTCGGCGACAAGCTCTACGGCGGCGACTCCAAGCCGCTGAAGCTCACCATCGGCGACCGGATCGAGGCCGTCGCGGACGCCGACTCGCACTACATGACGGTGCGGCGCAACGGAGAAGTGATCAACACCATTCCGGTGACCACCGGGAAACCGGGCTTCTCCACCCGTAACGGGATCAAAGTGGTGCTCGGCAAGGAGTACTACGTCCGGATGCGGGGCACCAGCATCGGCATCTCGGAGGGCAGCTCCGACTCGTACGACCTGCCCGTCTACTACGCCACCCGGGTCACCTGGAGCGGCGAGTACGTGCACGCCGCCCCGTGGTCGGTCGGCTCCCAGGGCGTCGAGAACGTCAGCCACGGCTGCGTCGGCATGTCGACCGGGAACGCCGCATGGTTCTACGAGAACGTCCGTCCGGGTGACATCGTCCGTGTCGTCAACAGCGAGGGCGAGATGATGGACACCTTCGGCAACGGCTTCGGCGACTGGAACCTGGACTGGGACAAGTGGCGCAAGGGCAGCGCCCTGGTGGCGGACTCCTCGAACCCGACCGCCACCGAGGACGCCAAGGCCCGGCTCAGGCCCTCGCTGTAG
- a CDS encoding cytochrome c oxidase subunit 3 — translation MSVVATVTTVETGHAHPSVNRPNLTSVGTIIWLSSELMFFAALFAMYFTLRSVMGAEFWTEKASALNLPFSATNTTILVLSSLTCQLGVFAAERGDVKKLRSWFIITFVMGAIFIGGQVFEYTELVKEDGLSLSSDPYGTVFYLTTGFHGLHVTGGLIAFLLVLGRTYAAKRFTHEQATAAIVVSYYWHFVDVVWIGLFATIYLIK, via the coding sequence ATGTCGGTCGTGGCGACAGTAACGACAGTAGAAACCGGGCACGCGCACCCGTCGGTCAATCGACCGAACCTCACCAGCGTCGGAACCATCATCTGGTTGAGCTCCGAGCTGATGTTCTTCGCGGCCCTCTTCGCGATGTACTTCACCCTGCGATCCGTGATGGGCGCCGAGTTCTGGACGGAAAAGGCCTCGGCCTTGAACCTCCCGTTCTCCGCGACGAACACCACGATCCTGGTGCTCTCCTCACTCACCTGTCAGCTCGGCGTCTTCGCCGCCGAGCGGGGCGACGTGAAGAAGCTCCGGTCGTGGTTCATCATCACGTTCGTGATGGGCGCGATCTTCATCGGCGGCCAGGTCTTCGAGTACACCGAGCTGGTCAAGGAGGACGGCCTCTCGCTGTCCTCGGACCCGTACGGCACGGTGTTCTACCTGACCACCGGCTTCCACGGCCTGCACGTGACGGGCGGTCTCATCGCCTTCCTGCTGGTCCTCGGCCGGACGTACGCCGCCAAGAGGTTCACCCACGAGCAGGCAACCGCCGCCATCGTCGTGTCCTACTACTGGCACTTCGTCGATGTCGTCTGGATCGGCCTCTTCGCCACGATCTACTTGATCAAGTAA
- a CDS encoding c-type cytochrome, whose product MKKLSARRRHPLAAVVVLLLALAATGGLYAAFAPAGTAKADETAQSLAIEEGKKLYAVGCASCHGTGGQGTSDGPSLVGVGSAAVDFQVGTGRMPAQQPGAQVPKKKVIYTQAEIDQLAAYVASLGAGPIVPTEGQYSPDGADIAKGGELFRSNCAQCHNFTGEGGALTYGKYAPSLEGVSPKHLYEAMQTGPQNMPSFPDTTMPEKQKKDIIAYVQAVNSDKADNPGGLKLGGLGPVSEGLFAWIFGLGALIAVAIWVAAHTAKAKKS is encoded by the coding sequence GTGAAAAAGCTCTCCGCACGACGACGCCATCCGCTGGCGGCGGTCGTCGTCCTACTCCTCGCGCTGGCGGCAACTGGGGGGCTGTACGCCGCGTTCGCGCCCGCGGGCACGGCGAAGGCCGATGAAACCGCCCAGTCCCTCGCCATCGAGGAGGGCAAGAAGCTCTACGCCGTCGGCTGCGCCAGCTGCCACGGGACCGGCGGTCAGGGCACCTCCGACGGCCCCTCCCTGGTCGGCGTGGGCTCGGCGGCCGTGGACTTCCAGGTCGGCACGGGCCGTATGCCGGCCCAGCAGCCGGGCGCCCAGGTCCCGAAGAAGAAGGTCATCTACACGCAGGCTGAGATCGATCAGCTCGCGGCGTACGTCGCCTCCCTCGGTGCCGGCCCGATCGTCCCGACCGAAGGCCAGTACAGCCCGGACGGCGCCGACATCGCCAAGGGTGGCGAGCTGTTCCGCTCCAACTGCGCCCAGTGCCACAACTTCACCGGTGAGGGTGGCGCGCTGACCTACGGCAAGTACGCCCCGAGCCTCGAAGGCGTCAGCCCGAAGCACCTCTACGAGGCCATGCAGACCGGCCCGCAGAACATGCCCTCCTTCCCCGACACGACCATGCCGGAGAAGCAGAAGAAGGACATCATCGCCTACGTCCAGGCCGTCAACAGCGACAAGGCCGACAACCCGGGTGGTCTCAAGCTGGGTGGCCTCGGCCCCGTCAGCGAGGGTCTGTTCGCGTGGATCTTCGGTCTGGGCGCGCTGATCGCAGTTGCCATCTGGGTCGCGGCCCACACCGCTAAGGCCAAGAAGTCATGA
- a CDS encoding ubiquinol-cytochrome c reductase iron-sulfur subunit: MSTQENPEENLPSEQDTAHGAVKVADDPFADPGLPPHKPRIQDIDERAAKRSERAVAFMFTLSMLATIGFIASYVIFPVDKIVYIWPFGRVSALNFSLGLTLGAALFFIGAGAVHWARTLMSDVEVADERHPMAATPEVKAKVMADFAAGAAESGFGRRKLIRNTLFGALAMVPLSGIVLLRDMGPLPEKKLRSTLWAKGKLLVNMNTHEPLRPEDVAVGSLTFAMPEGLSEHDEHFQTEIAKAALMIVRIQPEDIKDKRELEWSHEGIVAFSKICTHVGCPISLYEQQTHHVLCPCHQSTFDLSDGARVIFGPAGHALPQLRIGVNDKGFLEAHGDFDEPVGPAFWERG; this comes from the coding sequence ATGAGTACCCAAGAGAATCCAGAAGAGAACCTGCCGTCCGAGCAGGACACCGCGCACGGCGCGGTGAAGGTCGCCGACGACCCGTTCGCCGACCCGGGCCTCCCGCCCCACAAGCCGCGCATCCAGGACATCGACGAGCGGGCCGCCAAGCGGTCCGAGCGTGCGGTCGCCTTCATGTTCACGCTGTCGATGCTGGCCACGATCGGCTTCATCGCCTCGTACGTGATCTTCCCGGTGGACAAGATCGTGTACATCTGGCCCTTCGGCCGGGTGTCCGCGCTCAACTTCTCCCTGGGTCTGACCCTCGGTGCGGCCCTGTTCTTCATCGGCGCGGGCGCGGTCCACTGGGCCCGCACCCTGATGTCCGACGTCGAGGTCGCCGACGAGCGTCACCCGATGGCGGCCACGCCCGAGGTGAAGGCCAAGGTCATGGCGGACTTCGCGGCCGGTGCCGCCGAGTCCGGCTTCGGCCGCCGCAAGCTGATCCGCAACACGCTGTTCGGCGCGCTGGCCATGGTCCCGCTCTCCGGCATCGTCCTGCTGCGCGACATGGGCCCGCTGCCCGAGAAGAAGCTCCGCTCCACCCTGTGGGCCAAGGGCAAGCTGCTCGTCAACATGAACACGCACGAGCCGCTGCGTCCCGAGGACGTCGCGGTCGGTTCGCTGACCTTCGCGATGCCCGAGGGCCTCTCGGAGCACGACGAGCACTTCCAGACCGAGATCGCCAAGGCCGCCCTGATGATCGTCCGGATCCAGCCGGAGGACATCAAGGACAAGCGCGAGCTCGAGTGGTCGCACGAGGGAATCGTCGCCTTCTCGAAGATCTGCACCCACGTCGGCTGCCCGATCTCCCTGTACGAGCAGCAGACGCACCACGTGCTCTGCCCGTGCCACCAGTCCACCTTCGACCTGTCCGACGGCGCCCGTGTCATCTTCGGCCCGGCCGGCCACGCCCTTCCGCAGCTGCGGATCGGCGTGAACGACAAGGGCTTCCTGGAGGCGCACGGCGACTTCGATGAGCCCGTCGGTCCCGCCTTCTGGGAGCGCGGATGA
- a CDS encoding cytochrome b, with protein sequence MSTVTNTKAPAGERIADWADGRLGIYTLAKANMRKIFPDHWSFMLGEICLYSFLIIILTGVYLTMFFHPSMNEVEYVGPYVPLQGQLMSEAFNSTMHISFEVRGGLLIRQIHHWAALIFLAGMFVHMMRVFFTGAFRKPREINWLFGFLLFFLGMFTGFTGYSLPDDLLSGTGVRFMQGAILSVPIVGTYLSMFLFGGEFPGGDFVARFYSAHVLLLPGIMLGLVVAHLILVFVHKHTHFEGPGRTNKNVVGMPLLPVYMAKAGGFFFLVFGVIAVIAAIASINPIWALGPYRPDQVSTGAQPDWYMGFAEGLIRVMPGWEINLWGHTLVLGVMIPLAIFPAVLGAIAVYPFIESWITGDKREHHIAQRPRNAPTRTAFGVAWITAYMIMLVGGGNDLWATHFHLSINSITWFVRIFFFAGPVIAFIVTKRICLGLQRRDKDKVLHGRESGIIKRLPHGEFVEIHQPLSQGELHKLTAHEQYEPAALPPAVDENGVERKIGRLEKLRVKLNKGYYGADNQVAKPTAEEYREITSGHGHH encoded by the coding sequence ATGAGCACTGTGACCAATACGAAGGCACCCGCCGGCGAGCGCATCGCCGACTGGGCAGACGGCCGGCTGGGGATCTACACCCTCGCCAAGGCCAACATGCGGAAGATCTTCCCGGACCACTGGTCCTTCATGCTGGGCGAGATCTGCCTCTACAGCTTCCTCATCATCATCCTGACGGGCGTCTATCTGACGATGTTCTTCCACCCGTCGATGAACGAGGTGGAGTACGTCGGACCGTACGTCCCGCTCCAGGGACAGCTGATGTCCGAGGCGTTCAACTCGACCATGCACATCTCCTTCGAGGTGCGCGGTGGTCTGCTCATCCGGCAGATCCACCACTGGGCGGCGCTGATCTTCCTCGCCGGCATGTTCGTGCACATGATGCGCGTGTTCTTCACCGGTGCGTTCCGCAAGCCGCGTGAGATCAACTGGCTGTTCGGCTTCCTGCTGTTCTTCCTGGGCATGTTCACCGGCTTCACCGGTTACTCGCTCCCGGACGACCTGCTCTCCGGCACCGGTGTCCGCTTCATGCAGGGCGCGATCCTGTCCGTCCCGATCGTCGGCACCTACCTGTCGATGTTCCTGTTCGGCGGGGAGTTCCCCGGCGGCGACTTCGTCGCCCGGTTCTACTCGGCGCACGTGCTGCTGCTGCCCGGCATCATGCTGGGCCTCGTGGTCGCGCACCTCATCCTGGTGTTCGTCCACAAGCACACGCACTTCGAGGGCCCCGGCCGCACGAACAAGAACGTCGTCGGCATGCCGCTGCTGCCGGTGTACATGGCGAAGGCCGGAGGCTTCTTCTTCCTGGTCTTCGGCGTCATCGCGGTCATCGCGGCGATCGCCTCGATCAACCCGATCTGGGCCCTCGGCCCGTACCGCCCGGACCAGGTGTCCACCGGCGCCCAGCCCGACTGGTACATGGGCTTCGCCGAGGGTCTGATCCGTGTCATGCCGGGCTGGGAGATCAACCTGTGGGGCCACACGCTGGTCCTCGGCGTGATGATCCCGCTGGCGATCTTCCCGGCGGTGCTCGGCGCGATCGCGGTCTACCCGTTCATCGAGTCCTGGATCACGGGCGACAAGCGCGAGCACCACATCGCGCAGCGCCCGCGCAACGCTCCGACGCGCACCGCCTTCGGTGTCGCCTGGATCACCGCGTACATGATCATGCTCGTCGGTGGCGGCAACGACCTCTGGGCCACGCACTTCCACCTGTCGATCAACTCGATCACCTGGTTCGTCCGGATCTTCTTCTTCGCCGGACCGGTCATCGCGTTCATCGTCACCAAGCGGATCTGCCTCGGCCTCCAGCGCCGGGACAAGGACAAGGTGCTGCACGGACGCGAGTCCGGCATCATCAAGCGCCTGCCGCACGGTGAGTTCGTCGAGATCCACCAGCCGCTCAGCCAGGGTGAGCTGCACAAGCTCACGGCGCACGAGCAGTACGAGCCCGCGGCCCTGCCGCCGGCCGTCGACGAGAACGGCGTGGAGCGCAAGATCGGGCGTCTGGAGAAGCTCCGGGTCAAGCTCAACAAGGGCTACTACGGCGCGGACAACCAGGTCGCCAAGCCCACCGCCGAGGAGTACAGGGAGATCACGAGCGGCCACGGCCACCACTGA
- the trpD gene encoding anthranilate phosphoribosyltransferase produces the protein MSAATPAGGLDSAGRSWPAVLDGLLSGRDQSAEDTAWAMDRILRGEATDAQIAGFVVALRAKGETVEEITGLVRTMYEHANTIEVPGPSVDIVGTGGDGAKTVNISTMSAIVVAGTGAKVVKHGNRAASSASGASDVLEKLGVNLELTPRRVAEVADEAGITFCFAVKFHPALRHVAKARKELGIRTVFNFLGPLTNPARVRAQATGVADARMAPIVAGVLAERGSSALVFRGDDGLDELTTTATSRVWIVRDGTVREESFDPRDVGIDIVPVEALRGADASYNADVARRLLAGETGPVRDAVLLNSAAALTALAPGEGTLAEQLRAGIARAAESIDSGAARRALERWIAASNA, from the coding sequence ATGAGCGCTGCGACCCCCGCTGGAGGACTCGACTCGGCGGGCCGCTCCTGGCCCGCCGTCCTGGACGGTCTGCTGAGCGGCCGCGACCAGAGCGCGGAGGACACCGCCTGGGCGATGGACCGCATCCTGCGCGGTGAGGCCACCGACGCGCAGATCGCCGGCTTCGTCGTCGCCCTGCGCGCCAAGGGCGAGACCGTCGAGGAGATCACCGGCCTCGTCCGGACCATGTACGAGCACGCCAACACGATCGAGGTGCCCGGCCCGTCCGTCGACATCGTCGGCACCGGCGGCGACGGCGCCAAGACCGTCAACATCTCCACCATGTCCGCGATCGTGGTGGCCGGCACGGGCGCCAAGGTCGTCAAGCACGGCAACCGGGCCGCCTCCAGCGCCAGCGGCGCCTCGGACGTCCTGGAGAAGCTCGGCGTCAACCTGGAGCTGACCCCGAGGCGGGTGGCCGAGGTCGCCGACGAGGCCGGCATCACCTTCTGCTTCGCCGTGAAGTTCCACCCGGCGCTGCGCCACGTGGCGAAGGCCCGCAAGGAGCTGGGCATCCGCACGGTCTTCAACTTCCTGGGACCGCTCACCAACCCCGCCCGGGTCCGGGCCCAGGCGACCGGCGTGGCCGACGCCCGGATGGCCCCGATCGTCGCCGGAGTGCTCGCCGAGCGCGGCTCCTCGGCGCTGGTCTTCCGCGGGGACGACGGACTGGACGAGCTGACCACCACCGCGACCTCGCGGGTGTGGATCGTCCGGGACGGCACCGTCCGCGAGGAGTCCTTCGACCCGCGGGACGTCGGCATCGACATCGTCCCGGTGGAGGCCCTGCGCGGCGCCGACGCCTCGTACAACGCCGACGTGGCCCGCCGCCTGCTGGCCGGCGAGACCGGTCCGGTGCGGGACGCGGTGCTGCTGAACTCGGCGGCCGCGCTCACCGCCCTCGCGCCCGGCGAGGGCACCCTGGCGGAGCAGCTGCGCGCGGGCATCGCCCGCGCGGCCGAGTCCATCGACTCCGGCGCGGCCCGCCGGGCCCTGGAGCGCTGGATCGCGGCCAGCAACGCCTAG
- a CDS encoding aminotransferase class V-fold PLP-dependent enzyme: protein MSACPNAATATASAASDECAEPCCTAPLPVLGRDVTVPLVTGGEAGYAALDYAASAPALQRVWDDVAAYAPYYGSVHRGAGYLSQLSTDLFENSRATVAEFLDCRPGDQVVFTRSTTDSLNLLAQVLPADCQVFVFETEHHASLLPWRDARVTYLNAPRTPRQAVETLERALADRDPYGPALVCVTGASNVTGELWPVKELAAAAHAHGARIVLDAAQLAPHHPVSVQELDVDWVAFSGHKLYAPFGSGVLAGRADWLQDSEPYLAGGGASRKVARRADGGVDVEWHTTAARHEAGSPNVIGVYSIASACKALTEAGFDRLVAREQYLIAKVREGLAEVPEVRVLSLFGDDAPRVGVISFVVDGWNSSHFAAALSAEYGIGVRDGLFCAHPLVRTLLGSDPQDPGECGAPEAAPGERSLNAIRVSFGAGTPDEHVERFVGAVKQLVREGAQWKYRTEDGRCVPDRG, encoded by the coding sequence ATGTCCGCATGCCCGAACGCCGCCACCGCCACCGCTTCCGCCGCCTCCGACGAGTGCGCCGAGCCCTGCTGCACCGCCCCGCTGCCGGTGCTCGGCCGGGACGTCACCGTCCCGCTGGTCACCGGCGGCGAGGCCGGCTACGCGGCGCTCGACTACGCCGCCAGCGCCCCGGCCCTGCAGCGGGTGTGGGACGACGTCGCCGCGTATGCCCCCTACTACGGCAGCGTCCACCGCGGCGCCGGCTACCTCTCCCAGCTCTCCACCGACCTCTTCGAGAACAGCCGCGCCACCGTCGCCGAGTTCCTCGACTGCCGCCCCGGCGACCAGGTCGTCTTCACCCGCTCCACCACCGACTCGCTCAACCTCCTCGCCCAGGTGCTCCCCGCCGACTGCCAGGTCTTCGTCTTCGAGACCGAGCACCACGCCTCGCTGCTGCCCTGGCGCGACGCCCGGGTCACCTACCTCAACGCGCCGCGCACCCCGCGCCAGGCCGTCGAGACCCTGGAGCGGGCCCTCGCCGACCGCGACCCCTACGGTCCCGCCCTGGTCTGCGTGACCGGCGCCTCCAACGTCACCGGCGAGCTGTGGCCGGTGAAGGAGCTGGCCGCCGCCGCGCACGCCCACGGCGCGCGGATCGTCCTGGACGCTGCCCAGCTCGCGCCCCACCACCCGGTCTCCGTGCAGGAGCTGGACGTCGACTGGGTCGCCTTCTCCGGGCACAAGCTGTACGCCCCCTTCGGCTCCGGCGTGCTGGCCGGCCGCGCCGACTGGCTGCAGGACTCCGAGCCCTACCTCGCGGGCGGCGGCGCCTCCCGCAAGGTGGCCCGCCGGGCCGACGGTGGTGTGGACGTGGAGTGGCACACCACCGCGGCCCGGCACGAGGCCGGTTCGCCCAACGTCATCGGTGTCTACTCCATCGCCTCCGCCTGCAAGGCGCTCACCGAGGCCGGCTTCGACCGGCTCGTCGCCCGTGAGCAGTACCTGATCGCGAAGGTCCGCGAGGGCCTGGCCGAGGTGCCCGAGGTGCGGGTGCTCTCGCTCTTCGGCGACGACGCTCCCCGGGTGGGCGTCATCTCCTTCGTCGTGGACGGCTGGAACAGCTCCCACTTCGCCGCGGCGCTCTCCGCCGAGTACGGCATCGGCGTCCGCGACGGCCTGTTCTGCGCCCACCCGCTGGTGCGCACCCTGCTCGGCAGCGACCCGCAGGACCCGGGCGAGTGCGGCGCCCCCGAGGCTGCGCCCGGCGAGCGGTCCCTCAACGCCATCCGGGTGAGCTTCGGCGCGGGCACCCCGGACGAGCACGTGGAGCGGTTCGTCGGCGCGGTGAAGCAGCTGGTGCGCGAGGGCGCCCAGTGGAAGTACCGCACCGAGGACGGCCGCTGCGTGCCCGACCGCGGCTGA
- a CDS encoding Lrp/AsnC family transcriptional regulator, translating to MITAIVLIKTSVDRIPEIAESIAAIDSVSEVFSVTGTYDLIAMVRVPRHDDLADVIPGRISKIPGVEGTDTHVAFRAYSQNDLDAAFAIGLES from the coding sequence GTGATCACCGCGATCGTGCTCATCAAGACCAGCGTGGACCGGATCCCCGAGATCGCCGAGTCGATCGCCGCGATCGACAGCGTCAGCGAGGTCTTCTCGGTGACCGGGACGTACGACCTGATCGCCATGGTCCGGGTGCCGCGCCACGACGACCTCGCCGATGTCATCCCCGGCAGGATCAGCAAGATCCCCGGCGTCGAGGGCACCGACACCCACGTCGCCTTCCGCGCCTACTCCCAGAACGACCTGGACGCGGCCTTCGCCATCGGCCTGGAGTCCTGA
- a CDS encoding rhomboid family intramembrane serine protease encodes MIDWRGTARGTWQGARNGPTVTYGLIALCVLLFALSPVSGLNPGYGTGDRLLAAQSAYFERWGVIPAELMAGRPRALLTPLTALFVHGSWLHLLGNMLFLYVFGAMAEERMGPVSFALFYLGCGYLALLGYAAAHADSEQTLVGASGAISGVLGAFLYLFPRSRVTSLFPFLFFLPLRFPAWIVLIFWFALQWLAARSAGAGPGVAYLAHVVGFALGFLYAWGRYRGGVKVKPPAAATEGESQP; translated from the coding sequence ATGATCGACTGGCGGGGCACGGCCCGCGGCACGTGGCAGGGGGCCCGGAACGGGCCGACCGTGACGTACGGCCTGATCGCGCTGTGCGTGCTCCTCTTCGCCCTCAGTCCGGTGTCGGGGCTCAACCCCGGGTACGGCACCGGCGACCGGCTGCTCGCGGCGCAGAGCGCCTACTTCGAGCGCTGGGGAGTGATCCCGGCCGAACTCATGGCCGGGCGGCCGCGCGCCCTGCTCACCCCGCTGACCGCGCTGTTCGTGCACGGCAGCTGGCTGCACCTGCTGGGGAACATGCTGTTCCTGTACGTCTTCGGCGCGATGGCCGAGGAGCGGATGGGGCCGGTCTCGTTCGCCCTCTTCTATCTGGGCTGCGGCTATCTGGCCCTGCTGGGCTACGCGGCCGCGCACGCCGACAGCGAGCAGACCCTGGTGGGGGCGTCGGGGGCGATCTCGGGGGTGCTCGGGGCCTTCCTCTACCTCTTCCCGCGCTCCCGGGTGACCAGCCTCTTCCCCTTCCTCTTCTTCCTGCCGCTGCGTTTCCCCGCCTGGATCGTGCTGATCTTCTGGTTCGCGCTCCAGTGGCTGGCGGCGCGTTCGGCCGGGGCGGGGCCGGGGGTGGCGTACCTGGCGCACGTGGTCGGCTTCGCCCTCGGCTTCCTCTACGCGTGGGGCCGGTACAGGGGTGGCGTTAAAGTGAAGCCACCAGCCGCGGCCACCGAGGGAGAAAGCCAGCCGTGA
- a CDS encoding NYN domain-containing protein, protein MEQPAHGEEPTGSADDAAEALDRPLPELVRRKVVALVADAFGGLTVAELPGPLRQYARFTASRRAKFAGNAMAAALESDPLFRQRIGERFKESQPELAGAVESGAPPAAADPVDVAAAAYVLRPAGWGKLVAAAGEEAERADAERADEAGRRELERLREEVASARERTRTETEQLRHELEAARKEAESLHRKLRSAQSDVKRGEAALRRVQAETDAARAEAAAQVSAAESESRRLKARLGEVEAALEASRRAAREGRSVEDMRLRLLLDTVLDAAQGLRRELALPPVSMHPADTVDAVEPGRMSPKDIAARALSETDPALLDQLLELPQAHLVVDGYNVTKTGYPTMPLEKQRLRLLGGLSALAARSGAEITCVFDGAELAAPVLLAPPRGVRVLFSKPGVTADELIRQLVRAEPPGRPVVVVSTDREVADGVAKSGARPVASALLLKRLSRLS, encoded by the coding sequence GTGGAGCAGCCCGCGCACGGTGAAGAACCGACGGGCTCGGCGGACGACGCCGCCGAGGCGCTCGACCGCCCGCTGCCCGAGCTCGTACGGCGCAAGGTGGTCGCGCTGGTCGCGGACGCCTTCGGCGGGCTGACCGTCGCCGAGCTCCCCGGCCCGCTGCGCCAGTACGCCCGCTTCACCGCCTCCCGCCGGGCCAAGTTCGCCGGGAACGCGATGGCGGCCGCCCTGGAGAGCGACCCGCTCTTCCGGCAGCGGATCGGCGAGCGGTTCAAGGAGTCCCAGCCCGAGCTGGCGGGTGCCGTCGAGTCCGGCGCCCCGCCCGCCGCCGCCGACCCCGTCGACGTGGCCGCGGCCGCCTACGTGCTGCGCCCGGCCGGCTGGGGCAAGCTGGTCGCCGCCGCCGGCGAGGAGGCCGAGCGCGCCGACGCCGAGCGCGCCGACGAGGCCGGCCGGCGCGAACTGGAGCGGCTGCGCGAGGAGGTCGCGAGCGCCCGCGAGCGCACCCGGACCGAGACCGAGCAGCTGCGCCACGAGCTGGAGGCGGCCCGCAAGGAAGCGGAATCGCTTCACCGCAAGCTGCGCAGCGCCCAGAGCGACGTGAAGCGCGGCGAGGCCGCGCTGCGGCGCGTCCAGGCCGAGACCGACGCCGCCAGGGCCGAGGCCGCCGCCCAGGTCTCCGCCGCCGAGAGCGAGAGCCGGCGGCTCAAGGCCCGGCTCGGCGAGGTGGAGGCGGCCCTGGAGGCCAGCCGCCGCGCAGCCCGCGAGGGACGCTCGGTGGAGGACATGCGGCTGCGGCTGCTCCTGGACACCGTGCTCGACGCGGCCCAGGGGCTGCGCCGCGAACTGGCCCTGCCCCCGGTCTCGATGCACCCCGCGGACACCGTGGACGCGGTCGAGCCGGGCCGGATGTCACCGAAGGACATCGCGGCACGCGCCTTGTCCGAGACCGACCCGGCGCTCCTGGACCAGCTGCTCGAACTGCCCCAGGCGCACCTGGTGGTGGACGGCTACAACGTCACCAAGACCGGCTATCCGACGATGCCGCTGGAGAAGCAGCGGCTGCGGCTGCTGGGCGGCCTGTCCGCCCTCGCGGCCCGCTCGGGCGCCGAGATCACCTGTGTCTTCGACGGGGCGGAGCTCGCCGCGCCGGTGCTGCTCGCCCCGCCGCGCGGGGTGCGCGTGCTGTTCTCCAAGCCCGGTGTCACCGCGGACGAGTTGATCCGTCAGCTGGTGCGGGCCGAGCCGCCGGGCCGTCCGGTGGTGGTGGTCTCCACCGACCGCGAGGTCGCCGACGGGGTCGCCAAGTCCGGTGCGCGGCCGGTCGCGTCCGCCTTGCTGCTGAAGAGGCTTTCGCGCCTCTCGTGA